Proteins from a single region of Erythrobacter sp.:
- a CDS encoding DUF2141 domain-containing protein, whose translation MRAALLALAGLAAAFGAAPALAGEVVITVTDLRSSKGVVRACMTTREDVFPKCAKDPNSHRTVVPAGPKVVIRFTGVKPGNYAVALLHDENDNGKADRAMGMMPKEGYGFSRDAPVNMAPPKFKDAVFPSADGNGRLTIKMRYFL comes from the coding sequence GTGAGAGCGGCGCTGCTGGCGCTGGCGGGGCTCGCCGCCGCCTTCGGGGCTGCGCCTGCGCTGGCGGGCGAGGTGGTGATCACCGTCACCGATCTCAGAAGCTCGAAGGGCGTGGTGCGCGCCTGCATGACCACGCGCGAGGATGTGTTCCCCAAATGCGCGAAAGACCCGAACTCGCATCGCACCGTGGTGCCTGCCGGCCCGAAGGTGGTGATCCGCTTCACCGGGGTGAAACCCGGCAATTACGCGGTCGCGCTGCTGCATGACGAGAACGACAACGGCAAAGCCGACCGCGCGATGGGGATGATGCCCAAGGAAGGCTACGGCTTTTCGCGCGATGCGCCGGTGAACATGGCCCCGCCCAAGTTCAAGGACGCGGTCTTCCCCTCCGCCGACGGCAACGGCCGGCTGACGATCAAGATGCGCTATTTCCTGTAA